DNA sequence from the Alteribacter lacisalsi genome:
TCTCGAACAAATGGGCTACGATTTCGAAGCCGGCCGCCTGGATACAACCGTTCATCCATTTGCTGCCGGCCTCAATCCCAATGATGTCCGTGTAACGACGAAATATGATGAAGGGGACTTCCGGACGGCTGTTTTCGGCACGATCCACGAAGGCGGGCACGCCCTTTACGAACAGAATATCGATGAAAAATATATCGGCACGCCGGTTTGTTCCGGTACATCCATGGGCATCCACGAATCACAGTCTTTATTCTGGGAGAATTTTGCCGGCAGAAACAAAGCATTCTGGGAGAAAAATTACGGGCTTCTGAAAGAGAACTCAAATGGCCAGTTTGATAACATCAGCCTTGAGGACTTTTACCGCGGAATCAATGTAGCTGGACCGTCCCTGATCCGGATCGAGGCAGATGAGATGACGTATACCCTCCATATCATCGTCAGGTATGAGCTTGAAAAAGCGCTTATAAACGGGGATCTGGAACCAAGAGACCTGCCGGAAGCCTGGAACGATAAGATGGAGGAATATCTCGGCGTGCGCCCGCAGCATGATGGGGAAGGGGTACTGCAGGATGTTCACTGGTCCGGCGGCGCATTCGGTTATTTTCCTTCCTACGCACTCGGATACGTTTATGCCGCACAGTTGATGGCTGCCATGAGAAAAGATCTGGACACGCCATTTGAGGGTCTGCTCCGGGAAGGCAGCCTGAAACCTGTAAAAGAATGGATGACAGAGCGGGTACACAAGTTCGGCAGAAGTAAACAGCCTCTGGAAATTCTCCAGGATACCACCGGTGAAGGGATTAATCCAAAGTACTTAATCGATTACCTTGAGAAAAAATACAGCGATGTATATGAGTTGAATCGTTAAATGATGAGGGAGGCTGGGACATTAAAATTCCAGTCTCTTCTATTTTTTTGAAAAAAGTGACTGATGCGTGAGGTTAATTCTATTGATATGTAACGTAATTGTCATAAAACCGTTACAAAAAAGAAAGGAGTTTGATAGAATATGACTTGATTGATCGTAATTTACCACTTGAAAGGAACAGGATATGAAAAACGCTATAACCTTTTTTTCCGCTTTTGCTTTAGCAGCAGGCACTTTTTTCGGTCTTCAGGTTTCAGACAGCGAAAGTTCAGGCAATCACGTAACCTTTTATCAGACGCATACAGAGCGCAGCTTGTCTGATGTACATAGAGATATAAAAATAAACCGAGAAGCAACTGTTCTCGGTGCAGGCGACAGCCTGTTTTCCGTTATGAGCGACATAGAGGAATCTGACGATTGGGAGACGGGGTTTTACGAACATCATGAAGAGATCGAATCCGCGATCCGCAGTGCTGATGCAGCCGTTTCCGGGCTCGATACAGGGCTTGCGAATCAACTTCCGGATGTTTTTCTGGAACACGTGAGAAGCTTAGCTGAGGCTGGTTTCTCCATGTTCAGCCTTAGAGGAAGCAGTAGCCGTGACGCTCGGAGTGCCCTTGTGCATCTGGACAGCACAGGCGCTGCCTACTCAGGTATTTATGATACTAAAGACGGCAGCCACGCCTTCAGAAAAGAAATGATCAATGGCTTAACATTCGCTTTTCTGTCCTTTACCCATACAGACAACGAGGCTGAACCAGCCTCTTCAGGGGACAGCCTGTTGTTTTCCAGGATGGAAGACAGGGAGATGAAAGAGGCAATAAAAACGGCGCGGGACCAGAGTGATATTGTCGTGCTCAATCTTCATTTTCCACAAGAGCAGCAGCAGGATCCGGGGTCTTATCAGACAGCTGTTTCAACAATGGCAGCCGAAGCGGGTGCAGACATTATCTTCGGCCACAATCCGGACGCCCTGCAGCCTTTTGAATGGCTTCACACGAGCGATGGCAGAAAAGTATTTACAGCTTACTCTCTTGGAACAATCAGCGGATCGGGAACAGCGCAGAATCAGTCCATCAGCGGTCTGGCAGGTGTTACCGTAAAAGATATAGAGGCAGGGCCCGCCAGCTATATCATCGTGGATGATCCGGTATTTTATCCAGTATTTTTTGAGAAGACAGCTCAAGGTAACAACAGTGATATAATTACTGGAGATTTCGTGAACGGCAATAATGATCTTTTCAGTGAAGCAGAGGAGCACGTTGGGCGCTGGATGGATGATCTGCGTTCAGGATGGGACTGATGGGTGGATATTCCCTGCCCAGCACAATTAATATTTCACATACCGTATATAAATAGTGAAAAACCATTCAACAAAATATAAAGGCACATGTTTTAATAAGACCGATTGGTGAAATGATGATAGAAATACAAAAATTCATTCAGGAGTGATTTTATGAATCCGGATCGGGACGAAATCGGAAAGATTCTTAAAAAAGCAAAGAGAATCGCAGTGGTAGGACTATCAGATAATCCTGCCCGGACCTCTTATCAGGTATCAGAAGCGATGCAGCAGGCGGGCTATGAAATTGTACCTGTAAATCCAAACTGCAAAGAGACGCTCGGGCAAAAATCATACCGTTCCCTAAGCGAGATTGAAGGTAATGTGGATATTGTTAATGTGTTCAGAAGAAGTGAGCATCTTGTGGGCGTTGCAGAAGAAGCTTCGAAAATTGATGCCGACGTTTTCTGGACACAGCTGGGACTCGAAAGCGAGGAAGCATACCGCATAGCCAGTGAAGCAGGAATGACAGTTATTATGGACCGCTGTATAAAAGTGGAGCATGCGATCACAAAATAAACAAAAACGGGGATGTACCGGATCACTGTCGGGGTATTCGGGGCATCCTTTTTCATTTGCAGATATCTCGGACAGCTTACTGTTTTAAGGTAAATTTTGTTTGAAGGTAAGACGGCTCCTGAGGAAAACGTCTGCCTGCAACGTAATAAAACAACATTCATAATGTAAAAAGCGTGTTTACATAAATACAAAAGTCCCTGGCTGTTGTTGATTTGCATGGGACATCCTTATACTCGGAACAGTTTAGACGCCATTACCAGATAAATTTACGAAACTTCTTGATAAATCAAATCCGAATCGCTACATTTAACATAGTACAAAAGACGCTCTCCAAATTTTGGTCCTTCCGCTACAATAGACAAACGGAGAACGAGCGTTCTTATGTTATGATAGAAAGAACGGCCAGGCCGGAAGAAACAAAGAAACACTGGAACGGAAGAAAGGAGTAACAAGATTGACGCAGCAGCCCAGCTTTACCTACAACGATGACGCGATTCAGGTGCTTGAAGGTCTCGACGCTGTCAGAAAGCGTCCTGGTATGTATATCGGCAGTACCGATCACCGCGGACTCCATCACCTGGTATTTGAAATTGTGGATAATGCCGTTGACGAGGCTCTTGCTGGTCACGGCGATGAAATTAAAGTAACGATACATAAAGATGAAAGCATTACCGTTCAGGATGAGGGCCGTGGTATGCCGGTAGGGATGCACGCAACCGGCAAACCGACACCTGAAGTTATTTTTACTGTCCTCCATGCAGGGGGGAAATTCGGACAGGGAGGATACAAAACGAGCGGCGGTCTCCATGGCGTGGGGTCTTCTGTCGTAAATGCCTTGTCTGAATTTCTGGAAGTAACGATTTACAGAAACGGAAACGTTCACCGCCAGCGGTTTGAAAACGGAGGAAAACCTGCCACCACTCTTGAAAAAACCGGAACGACGAGAAAAACAGGGACGGTTGTCCATTTCAAGCCGGATCCGGCCATTTTCAGTACCATTCACTTTAACTATGAGACACTTGCTGAACGGCTACGTGAAGCAGCGTTCCTGATTAAAGGGATGCGGATTATTCTTAAAGATGAACGGACGACTGGTGAAACTCAGACAGATGTCTTTCAGTTTGAAACCGGGCTTGAAGCATTTGTAGAGTATCTGAATGAGGAAAAAGAAACGCTTCATCCTGTGGTTTCATTCACCGGCGAACATCAGGAAATTGAGGTTGATTTTGCGTTTCAATATAGTGATGCGTACACAGAGAACATGCTTTCTTTTGTAAACAACGTTCGCACCAAGGACGGAGGCACTCACGAGCTTGGTGCGAAAACCGCCGTTACTCGAAGCTTTAATGAGCATGCGCGGAAGATTCAGCTGCTCAAGGATAAAGATAAGAATCTTGACGGCAGTGACATCCGTGAAGGCTTCACAGCGATCGTGTCTATTCGTGTACCTGAGGAAAAACTCCAGTTTGAAGGACAGACGAAAGGCAAGCTTGGTACCACTGAAGCAAGGTCTGCAGTGGATTCCATCGTAAGTGAAAAGCTCAGCTTTTTCCTTGAGGAAAATCCTGAAATCAGCAGCACACTCATCCGTAAGGCAATTAAAGCAGCCCAGGCAAGAGAGGCTGCCCGAAAAGCCCGTGAGGACGCAAGAAGCGGAAAGAAGAATAAGCGAAAAGACGCTATGCTGAGCGGCAAGCTCACGCCTGCACAATCTAAAAACCGTGAAAAAAATGAATTGTATCTGGTCGAGGGTGACTCGGCAGGAGGCTCTGCCAAGCAGGGGCGTGACCGTAAATTTCAGGCGGTTCTGCCACTTCGGGGAAAAGTCATTAACACAGAAAAAGCAAAACTTGCGGATATTATGAAAAACGAAGAAATCCGAACAATCATCTATGCTATTGGCGGTGATGTAGGACCGGATTTTGATATCGACAATATTAACTATGACAAAATTGTGATCATGACAGATGCGGATACTGATGGTGCTCATATCCAGGTGCTGCTTCTGACGTTTTTTTACCGGTACATGCGGCCGCTGATTGAAGCTGGTAAAGTGTATATTGCCCTTCCTCCCCTTTACAAAGTGAGTAAAGGCAGCGGGAAGAAAGAAATATCCGAGTATGCCTGGGATGAAGAAGGTATGAAGGACGCTATTAAGAAAATTGGAAAAGGTTATACAATACAGCGCTACAAAGGTCTTGGTGAGATGGATGCCACCCAGTTATGGGAAACAACCATGAATCCCGATTCCCGTACGCTGATCCGGGTAAAAATCGATGATATTGCCCGTGCAGAACGGCGGGTTTCCACACTCATGGGCGATAAAGTTGAGCCGAGACGGAAATGGATTGAAAACAACGTGGCCTTCAGTCTTGAAGAGGAAACAAACATTCTTGACAGTGAAAACCTGATGGTCACAGAGGAGGAGTCATAAGTGGAACAGGAAAAGGACCGTTACCTGGATCTGCCTCTTGAGGACGTAATCGGAGACAGGTTCGGGCGCTACAGTAAATACATCATCCAGGACCGGGCACTACCCGATGCCCGGGACGGTTTGAAACCTGTACAGAGACGAATTCTGTATGCCATGCATCACGACAGAAATACAGCCGACAAGCCGTTTCGAAAATCGGCTAAAACTGTCGGTAATGTAATCGGGAACTATCACCCGCATGGAGATACATCAGTTTACGATGCAATGATCCGTCTCAGCCAGGACTGGAAAATGAGGCATCTGCTTGTGGGGATGCACGGTAACAACGGATCGATCGACGGTGATCCTCCTGCAGCGATGCGTTACACGGAGGCACGTCTGTCCAAAATTGCTTCAGAGATGCTTAAGGATATTGAGAAGGACACGGTTGAGTTCATGCCCAACTTTGATGACTCTGATTCTGAGCCTGTGGTCCTTCCATCCCGATTTCCTAACCTACTTGTGAACGGATCAACAGGGATTTCCAGCGGTTATGCAACGGACCTGCCTCCTCACAACCTCGGGGAGGTTATTAACGCTGCCATTATGCAGATGGAGAAGCCGGACTGTACTGTCGAAGACCTCATGGAATACATAAAGGGGCCGGACTTCCCGACCGGGGGCATCATTCAGGGTGAAGAAGGTCTGAAGAAAGCCTACAGCACAGGAAAAGGAAAAATTGTTGTCCGCGGGCGCACGGAAATTGAAACGATGCGCGGTGGACGGGACCAGATTGTGATTGATGAAATACCTTATGAAATCAACAAAGCCAATCTCGTTAAAAAAATGGATGAACTCCGATTGGACCGCAAAGTGGATGGCATTGCGGAAGTAAGGGATGAAACGGACAGAACGGGCCTTCGGATCGTCATTGAACTAAAAAAGGATGCCGACGCTAAAGGGATTCTTACGTTCCTGTTTAAAAATACGGATCTTCAGATCACGTATAACTTCAACATGGTGGCAATCTACAGAAAAACGCCCCAGCAGCTGGGCTTAAAACAGCTTCTGGATGCCTATATCCAGCATCAGAAGGAAGTTGTCACACGCCGCACGGAGTTTGATCTGAAGAAAGCGAGAGACCGACAGCATATTGTTGAAGGTCTTATCAAAGCGATCTCCATTCTTGACGATGTGATTGCAAAGATCCGCTCAAGTAAGGATAAAGCGGATGCAAAGCTGGGCATCCAGGAAACATTCGGTTTCACTGAACCACAGGCTGAAGCCATCGTTAACCTTCAGCTATACCGTCTTACCAATACCGATATCACCACGCTTCAGAAGGAAAGCGCAGAACTGATGAAGCAGATTGAAAAGCTCGCAGCCATTCTTTCAAGCGAAAAGAAACTGATTGGTGAAATAAAACGGGAGCTTCGGGCTATTCGAAAGGAATATGCAGAGGAACGGCGGACCGTGGTTGAAAAAGAGATTGAAGATCTTAAAGTGAATCTTGAAGTGGTTGTTCCTTCAGAAGACGTCATGGTGACGGTGACGAAAGAAGGCTATGTGAAACGATCAAGCCTGAGGTCTTATTCTTCTTCAAAAGGGGAACCGCCTGGTATGAAAGAAACGGACCGACTTATTGGTGAATTTGAGATTAATACAACAAATACACTGCTTCTGTTCACACGTCAGGGCTCTTATCTTTACATTCCTGTCCACCAGCTGCCGGACATTCGCTGGAAAGACAACGGCCAGCACGTGGCCAATATTGTGCAGATGGCAGCAGATGATGAAATCATAAAAGCGATTCCGATTCAATCATTCTCTGAAAAGCAGTATCTGCTGTTTGTGACACAAAACGGAATGGTTAAACGGACCGCTCTTTCCGACTATAAAGCCCAGCGCCACTCACGTGCGCTCATGGCCGTTAAGGTTAAAAAAGAAGACCGTCTGACTGATGTTCATGTTACTGATGGCAGGTCACAGCTGTTCTTTGCCACCTGGATGGGATATGGTCTGTGGTTTGATGAAGACGAAGTCAGCATTACCGGGCAGCGTACAGCGGGAGTAAAAGCGGTTAACCTTAAACCGGATGATTTTGTTGTAAGTGGTCTTACTTTCTCACAGCAACGTATACCATCTTTGTTTCTCATTACGCAGCGGGGAGCGTATAAGCGTATGAACCTCACTGCTTTTGATAAAACAACACGTGCGAAACGCGGGGTTGTGATGCTGAAAGAGCTAAAACGGCAGCCTCACCGCGTGATCCGTTTTTTTGCTCTTGAAGAGCCCTCCACCGTCTATATTCAAAGTAAAAAAGGTATAGTGGCTTCGGTTGATTCAAGAAAAGCGAGAGCCAGTGACCGTTATACGAATGGGTCATTTATCTTTGATACCACAGAAGTGGGTCCTGTAGTGGAAGCCTGGTACGAAAAAGCTTCTGACTTAGAAGATTAAAACAGATATCCCTGATAAATTCAATTCAGCAGCTGCACACGCATCAAGCCCGGAAGAGCCAATCTTCCGGGCTTTTTTTGATCAGAAAAAACATCTTTGGAAAATTGTGTTGACTTTGCACTGGGGAGTGTATATTATCTTAATTGTACTAGTTAGTGTAATACACTCATAACACAGCATACATTAATAAAGATATTAGAACAGAAAGGAAGTAAGATGATGATTAAAGCTGAGCACTTATATTACGCCTACGTAATCGGTAAAAAAGGAAAACAGACAGAGGTTCCTGTATTAAAAGATGTCAATTTTGAAA
Encoded proteins:
- a CDS encoding carboxypeptidase M32, giving the protein MKSEQVLETETEFREYLKRMSNYQEALGLIGWDLRTGAPKKGAAQRAEVIGTLSADVFKMAVSKEMEKFIETLSSEEAQSNLDDVTKSSLYQCKKTFDKQRNIPEDEFKNYVILTSNAESIWPEAKDTGDFAMFLPYLEKIVAYNRKYTDWVGYEGNRYNALLDDYEPGLTVETLDRVFGELRDRLVPLVKAVQESDSKPETDFLFTHFPKDKQEQLSRALLEQMGYDFEAGRLDTTVHPFAAGLNPNDVRVTTKYDEGDFRTAVFGTIHEGGHALYEQNIDEKYIGTPVCSGTSMGIHESQSLFWENFAGRNKAFWEKNYGLLKENSNGQFDNISLEDFYRGINVAGPSLIRIEADEMTYTLHIIVRYELEKALINGDLEPRDLPEAWNDKMEEYLGVRPQHDGEGVLQDVHWSGGAFGYFPSYALGYVYAAQLMAAMRKDLDTPFEGLLREGSLKPVKEWMTERVHKFGRSKQPLEILQDTTGEGINPKYLIDYLEKKYSDVYELNR
- a CDS encoding CapA family protein, translating into MKNAITFFSAFALAAGTFFGLQVSDSESSGNHVTFYQTHTERSLSDVHRDIKINREATVLGAGDSLFSVMSDIEESDDWETGFYEHHEEIESAIRSADAAVSGLDTGLANQLPDVFLEHVRSLAEAGFSMFSLRGSSSRDARSALVHLDSTGAAYSGIYDTKDGSHAFRKEMINGLTFAFLSFTHTDNEAEPASSGDSLLFSRMEDREMKEAIKTARDQSDIVVLNLHFPQEQQQDPGSYQTAVSTMAAEAGADIIFGHNPDALQPFEWLHTSDGRKVFTAYSLGTISGSGTAQNQSISGLAGVTVKDIEAGPASYIIVDDPVFYPVFFEKTAQGNNSDIITGDFVNGNNDLFSEAEEHVGRWMDDLRSGWD
- a CDS encoding CoA-binding protein; translation: MNPDRDEIGKILKKAKRIAVVGLSDNPARTSYQVSEAMQQAGYEIVPVNPNCKETLGQKSYRSLSEIEGNVDIVNVFRRSEHLVGVAEEASKIDADVFWTQLGLESEEAYRIASEAGMTVIMDRCIKVEHAITK
- the parE gene encoding DNA topoisomerase IV subunit B, giving the protein MTQQPSFTYNDDAIQVLEGLDAVRKRPGMYIGSTDHRGLHHLVFEIVDNAVDEALAGHGDEIKVTIHKDESITVQDEGRGMPVGMHATGKPTPEVIFTVLHAGGKFGQGGYKTSGGLHGVGSSVVNALSEFLEVTIYRNGNVHRQRFENGGKPATTLEKTGTTRKTGTVVHFKPDPAIFSTIHFNYETLAERLREAAFLIKGMRIILKDERTTGETQTDVFQFETGLEAFVEYLNEEKETLHPVVSFTGEHQEIEVDFAFQYSDAYTENMLSFVNNVRTKDGGTHELGAKTAVTRSFNEHARKIQLLKDKDKNLDGSDIREGFTAIVSIRVPEEKLQFEGQTKGKLGTTEARSAVDSIVSEKLSFFLEENPEISSTLIRKAIKAAQAREAARKAREDARSGKKNKRKDAMLSGKLTPAQSKNREKNELYLVEGDSAGGSAKQGRDRKFQAVLPLRGKVINTEKAKLADIMKNEEIRTIIYAIGGDVGPDFDIDNINYDKIVIMTDADTDGAHIQVLLLTFFYRYMRPLIEAGKVYIALPPLYKVSKGSGKKEISEYAWDEEGMKDAIKKIGKGYTIQRYKGLGEMDATQLWETTMNPDSRTLIRVKIDDIARAERRVSTLMGDKVEPRRKWIENNVAFSLEEETNILDSENLMVTEEES
- the parC gene encoding DNA topoisomerase IV subunit A, which gives rise to MEQEKDRYLDLPLEDVIGDRFGRYSKYIIQDRALPDARDGLKPVQRRILYAMHHDRNTADKPFRKSAKTVGNVIGNYHPHGDTSVYDAMIRLSQDWKMRHLLVGMHGNNGSIDGDPPAAMRYTEARLSKIASEMLKDIEKDTVEFMPNFDDSDSEPVVLPSRFPNLLVNGSTGISSGYATDLPPHNLGEVINAAIMQMEKPDCTVEDLMEYIKGPDFPTGGIIQGEEGLKKAYSTGKGKIVVRGRTEIETMRGGRDQIVIDEIPYEINKANLVKKMDELRLDRKVDGIAEVRDETDRTGLRIVIELKKDADAKGILTFLFKNTDLQITYNFNMVAIYRKTPQQLGLKQLLDAYIQHQKEVVTRRTEFDLKKARDRQHIVEGLIKAISILDDVIAKIRSSKDKADAKLGIQETFGFTEPQAEAIVNLQLYRLTNTDITTLQKESAELMKQIEKLAAILSSEKKLIGEIKRELRAIRKEYAEERRTVVEKEIEDLKVNLEVVVPSEDVMVTVTKEGYVKRSSLRSYSSSKGEPPGMKETDRLIGEFEINTTNTLLLFTRQGSYLYIPVHQLPDIRWKDNGQHVANIVQMAADDEIIKAIPIQSFSEKQYLLFVTQNGMVKRTALSDYKAQRHSRALMAVKVKKEDRLTDVHVTDGRSQLFFATWMGYGLWFDEDEVSITGQRTAGVKAVNLKPDDFVVSGLTFSQQRIPSLFLITQRGAYKRMNLTAFDKTTRAKRGVVMLKELKRQPHRVIRFFALEEPSTVYIQSKKGIVASVDSRKARASDRYTNGSFIFDTTEVGPVVEAWYEKASDLED